From a single Methanofollis sp. W23 genomic region:
- the rnhB gene encoding ribonuclease HII, whose protein sequence is MKYLVHPIYPYMICGVDEAGKGAVLGPLVVGVVGCEAEEALPDGVRDSKALTPRRREVLYTEITASFPWQTVVVEAAEIDRLRQEMTMNDLVARAHARAVMRLGGAGRAYLDACDVNEERYRSKVAALIGGDCEVVARHHGDALFPVVSAASIVAKVTRDRALEDLRAEFGAVGSGYPSDRVTIAYLKDYIAGHGTAPAFARTSWETVSRLFDRRRQTSLGDF, encoded by the coding sequence TTGAAATACCTTGTGCATCCAATCTACCCGTACATGATCTGTGGCGTCGACGAGGCGGGAAAAGGCGCAGTCCTCGGCCCTCTGGTGGTCGGAGTCGTCGGGTGCGAGGCCGAAGAAGCTCTGCCGGACGGGGTGCGGGACTCAAAGGCCCTCACCCCCAGGCGGCGGGAGGTGCTCTATACCGAGATCACGGCGTCGTTCCCCTGGCAGACGGTGGTGGTCGAGGCGGCCGAGATCGACCGGCTCAGGCAGGAGATGACGATGAACGACCTGGTGGCCAGGGCCCATGCCAGGGCGGTCATGCGCCTGGGAGGTGCCGGGCGGGCCTATCTTGATGCCTGCGATGTGAATGAGGAACGCTACCGCTCAAAGGTCGCTGCACTCATCGGCGGCGACTGCGAAGTCGTCGCCCGCCATCACGGCGACGCCCTCTTCCCGGTGGTGAGCGCTGCAAGCATCGTCGCCAAGGTGACGAGGGACCGGGCGCTCGAAGATCTCAGGGCAGAATTCGGCGCGGTCGGGAGCGGGTATCCCTCAGACCGGGTCACCATCGCCTATCTCAAGGACTATATCGCGGGACACGGCACCGCCCCGGCTTTTGCCCGCACGAGCTGGGAGACGGTCTCCCGACTCTTCGACCGGCGGCGGCAGACAAGTCTTGGCGATTTTTAG
- a CDS encoding DUF2341 domain-containing protein, producing MDLRERGAGLVLFFLLVLAFCALLFGESGCVFVDHEKTREIAFEAWRSECREWTTQADFVNCTPENVDVHLRPGSVTLALKGSGKPLEPRAVVGEWSPQQWAGPEVDRDVGNDVAAPPPIDLEDEPSPSPTDLLADPDPSLENETAANTSMEDGEEGGGGKGSEHVSAPDQSTRRVSAQIMATQMNATAANLTVEEELIDPDGVEVLSPAPVLPAAGEEDGNDDDPLEVLGCNKSAGEIPVREPAGQEMIGEYDPVLAPSPPAAGIGTEVTGAGGRVWKRCAPVTIINPGGLLTDYQVRVEVLYSKGMKNDFRNIRFTNTTGQESLPHWCEGYEKKSSAVFWVRVPSIPSGNSTIYILYWNKNAQSASNGTATFLFYDDFGDTTTGSLDRWTSEGTIETEVFNDGGNYVLKVSSPLWNGPPFRDDLPSWIIDNGGYLIADHNESWDNIAVRERIKLDGGSIGVAGITARYESPENHLSAYVLGSFTGISGCTEGRLWLGEIWDVPWDQGTWHTEELGLSGGRADLSVDGDWLGSTMSPENAPEYGKTGLYVLDIIPQYRDEHIVRRYCPVYGGYHQTGTLTSDVFDTGDTTSKWDSLAWDADLPARTEIAFAVRASNNSNAFSGWIAVGNTSPVSADALPQGRYLQWRATLSTADETQTPILEEVRVWYTPGGS from the coding sequence ATGGACCTTCGTGAGCGGGGCGCCGGGTTGGTTTTATTTTTTCTCCTTGTCCTCGCCTTCTGTGCTCTTCTGTTCGGTGAGAGCGGGTGTGTCTTTGTCGATCATGAGAAGACCAGGGAGATCGCCTTTGAGGCATGGCGGTCAGAGTGCCGGGAGTGGACGACGCAGGCGGACTTTGTGAACTGTACGCCTGAAAACGTCGATGTGCACCTGAGACCTGGCAGTGTGACCCTGGCGCTGAAGGGGAGTGGCAAACCACTTGAACCACGAGCGGTGGTAGGGGAGTGGAGTCCTCAACAATGGGCCGGGCCTGAGGTGGACCGGGACGTGGGGAATGATGTTGCTGCCCCGCCTCCCATTGATCTGGAGGACGAACCCTCTCCCTCTCCCACTGATTTGCTCGCTGATCCGGATCCTTCCCTTGAGAACGAGACGGCCGCAAATACCTCGATGGAGGATGGAGAGGAGGGTGGAGGCGGTAAAGGGTCCGAGCATGTTTCCGCTCCTGATCAGTCCACTCGCAGGGTGTCTGCACAGATCATGGCGACACAGATGAATGCGACGGCGGCGAACCTCACGGTCGAAGAGGAACTTATAGATCCAGATGGGGTCGAGGTGTTGTCGCCAGCGCCTGTTCTGCCTGCCGCAGGAGAAGAGGATGGAAACGATGACGATCCCCTTGAGGTCCTGGGATGCAACAAGAGTGCAGGAGAGATCCCGGTGCGGGAACCTGCAGGCCAGGAGATGATTGGGGAATACGATCCCGTCCTGGCCCCCTCCCCGCCGGCCGCAGGCATCGGGACCGAGGTGACGGGCGCCGGGGGAAGGGTCTGGAAGCGTTGTGCACCGGTCACCATCATCAATCCAGGCGGCCTGCTCACTGATTATCAGGTGAGGGTTGAGGTGCTGTATTCAAAGGGGATGAAGAACGACTTCCGTAATATTAGATTTACCAATACAACAGGCCAGGAGTCCCTCCCTCACTGGTGCGAGGGATATGAGAAGAAGAGTTCGGCGGTCTTCTGGGTGCGGGTGCCGTCCATCCCTTCAGGAAATTCGACCATCTATATCCTCTATTGGAATAAGAATGCACAGAGCGCGAGCAATGGGACGGCTACATTTCTCTTCTATGACGACTTTGGAGATACCACCACTGGTTCTTTGGATCGATGGACTTCAGAGGGTACCATTGAGACAGAGGTGTTCAATGATGGCGGAAATTATGTTCTGAAAGTCTCTAGTCCGTTATGGAATGGTCCTCCATTTCGGGATGATCTTCCATCCTGGATCATTGACAACGGTGGATATCTCATCGCAGATCACAACGAGAGTTGGGATAATATCGCTGTCAGGGAGCGTATCAAGTTAGATGGTGGTTCTATTGGAGTCGCGGGAATCACTGCTCGATATGAGAGTCCAGAAAATCATCTCTCAGCATATGTGCTAGGGAGTTTTACAGGGATTTCTGGTTGTACTGAAGGGAGATTATGGCTCGGTGAGATATGGGATGTACCCTGGGATCAGGGGACATGGCATACCGAAGAACTTGGCCTCTCCGGGGGTCGGGCCGACCTCTCTGTCGACGGAGATTGGCTTGGGAGCACCATGTCGCCTGAGAATGCTCCAGAATATGGGAAGACTGGCCTCTATGTCTTAGATATTATTCCTCAATACCGTGACGAACACATCGTCCGCCGCTACTGCCCGGTCTATGGGGGGTATCATCAGACCGGCACCCTCACCTCAGACGTCTTCGACACCGGCGACACCACCTCGAAATGGGACTCCCTTGCCTGGGACGCCGACCTCCCTGCGAGAACAGAGATCGCATTTGCGGTGCGGGCCTCGAACAATTCGAACGCGTTCTCCGGATGGATAGCGGTGGGAAACACCTCACCAGTAAGCGCGGACGCCCTCCCCCAGGGCCGCTACCTCCAGTGGCGGGCCACTCTCTCGACGGCCGACGAAACCCAGACTCCCATCCTCGAAGAGGTGCGGGTCTGGTACACCCCGGGAGGATCCTGA
- a CDS encoding signal peptidase I → MTEKGKALAGRRGVLLLLLVVAAGAILLAAMGGWRVDAVLSGSMEPAIPVGGVVVTRPVAASEIGVGEVITYQTRGHLTTHRVVEVVPGPPRTFVTKGDANEDPDPTPVSAGDVVGVVCLSLPFLGYLGHFVRSPPGFVLLVLVPVFLLLLTETVSLLRQGGKGGT, encoded by the coding sequence ATGACAGAGAAAGGGAAGGCCCTGGCCGGGCGGCGGGGGGTGCTCCTCCTGCTCCTGGTCGTGGCAGCGGGCGCCATACTCCTTGCGGCGATGGGGGGGTGGCGGGTGGACGCCGTGCTCTCGGGGAGCATGGAGCCTGCGATCCCTGTCGGCGGGGTGGTGGTCACCCGGCCGGTGGCGGCCTCTGAGATCGGGGTGGGGGAGGTCATCACCTACCAGACCAGAGGGCACCTCACCACCCACCGCGTCGTCGAGGTCGTCCCTGGCCCGCCGCGTACCTTCGTGACGAAGGGCGACGCCAATGAGGATCCAGACCCCACACCGGTCTCGGCCGGGGACGTGGTCGGTGTCGTCTGTCTCTCCCTCCCCTTCCTCGGGTATCTTGGCCACTTTGTCAGGAGCCCTCCGGGTTTTGTCCTTCTGGTCCTCGTTCCCGTATTTCTCCTCCTTCTGACCGAGACCGTGTCGCTCCTGCGGCAGGGCGGGAAAGGGGGGACATAG
- a CDS encoding TasA family protein yields the protein MDATKKILLASIGIALVAFLIGGGTYAYFSDIEKTQNSTFTAGTLDLDLGDVTVPVAVDPLKPGDKDETYAEWTLTNTGNVAGVLNVSVGVVSGNEGGNPNEPEGDAEEGTSVGLEERLNVSLWIEQDTEKKYLKPEGDSLVWADTETYALLNDFSGKSTTETISQGTGDPNLGTFHIAYDLPYETGNEVQGDSCSFNVTFELRQPPQQP from the coding sequence ATGGATGCGACGAAAAAAATTCTTTTGGCGTCTATTGGGATTGCTTTAGTGGCATTCCTGATCGGCGGCGGGACGTACGCGTACTTCAGTGATATTGAGAAGACTCAGAACAGCACCTTCACGGCCGGGACGCTGGACCTGGACCTTGGGGATGTCACGGTGCCGGTTGCTGTCGATCCGCTGAAGCCAGGGGATAAGGATGAGACCTATGCCGAGTGGACCCTTACAAACACTGGGAACGTTGCGGGGGTGCTCAATGTCTCGGTAGGTGTGGTGTCAGGTAACGAAGGAGGAAATCCGAACGAACCTGAAGGGGACGCCGAGGAGGGTACCTCTGTTGGACTTGAGGAGAGACTGAATGTCTCCCTCTGGATTGAACAGGATACGGAGAAAAAATATCTCAAACCCGAGGGTGACTCTCTGGTGTGGGCTGATACTGAAACCTACGCTCTTCTGAACGATTTCAGCGGGAAGAGCACGACAGAGACGATCTCTCAGGGCACTGGAGACCCCAATCTCGGTACCTTCCACATCGCCTACGACCTCCCCTACGAGACCGGCAACGAGGTCCAGGGGGACAGTTGCTCGTTTAATGTCACCTTCGAGTTGAGGCAGCCACCCCAGCAGCCGTAA
- a CDS encoding site-2 protease family protein has protein sequence MDWVLVLASLLAIYIAISIYILKTGRFSDHVTFWGPVMMIRTSRVGFFDLFKPLSRFLRAYGTFGVAMVILASIGMALMVILSFQLTLTNIDQQAGSLAPQAVLLIPGLNPFIPSTVAVWIAFFVTLLVHECGHGILCRIENIKVKSAGLLYAVIPIGAFVEPDEEDVEKTTGMPKARMYGAGITNNIVLGAICILLFVALMGMAVPTNAPVVYGIYQDGPADRADLPTPSLITEVNGIGVATPADVAAVLNTTSPGDTLDLVLENDGTETAYTLTLDPWPESLTPQTGPRESGYMGIYYYQPEIVTSTAESILSVPGLLLFIAIPLAHLYNPVLGQHLMILTSPTPDVQFFAVPFPFFWEVIHLLFWLAWININVGIFNALPMLPLDGGLILKEGLERVLEPRGLKRYAETIISVVTWGFFAIIATTIWIMVFYHP, from the coding sequence ATGGACTGGGTACTGGTACTTGCATCTCTCCTTGCGATCTACATCGCCATCTCGATCTATATCCTGAAAACCGGGCGGTTCAGTGATCACGTCACATTCTGGGGCCCAGTCATGATGATCCGGACCTCAAGGGTCGGGTTCTTCGACCTCTTCAAACCCCTCTCCAGGTTTCTCCGCGCCTACGGGACATTCGGCGTCGCGATGGTCATCCTGGCCTCCATCGGGATGGCGCTCATGGTCATCCTCTCCTTCCAGTTGACTCTCACCAACATCGACCAGCAGGCCGGGTCGCTCGCCCCCCAGGCCGTCCTCCTTATCCCAGGACTCAACCCCTTCATCCCCTCGACCGTCGCCGTCTGGATCGCCTTCTTCGTCACCCTCCTGGTGCACGAATGCGGCCACGGGATCCTCTGCAGGATCGAGAACATCAAGGTAAAAAGTGCAGGCCTCCTGTACGCCGTCATCCCCATCGGCGCCTTCGTCGAACCCGATGAAGAGGACGTCGAGAAGACCACCGGCATGCCCAAGGCCAGGATGTACGGGGCCGGGATCACGAACAACATCGTCCTCGGCGCGATCTGCATCCTCCTCTTTGTCGCCCTCATGGGCATGGCCGTCCCCACCAACGCTCCCGTCGTCTACGGCATCTACCAGGACGGCCCCGCCGACCGCGCCGACCTCCCGACACCGAGTCTCATCACCGAAGTGAACGGGATCGGGGTCGCAACCCCGGCAGACGTCGCCGCCGTCCTCAATACCACCAGCCCGGGCGACACCCTCGACCTCGTCCTCGAAAACGACGGGACAGAGACCGCATACACCCTCACCCTCGACCCCTGGCCTGAGAGCCTTACCCCCCAGACCGGACCGCGGGAGAGCGGCTACATGGGCATCTATTATTACCAGCCCGAGATCGTCACCAGCACCGCCGAAAGCATCCTCTCGGTGCCAGGCCTTCTCCTGTTCATCGCAATCCCGCTGGCACACCTCTACAACCCGGTCCTCGGACAGCACCTGATGATCCTCACCTCGCCCACGCCCGACGTCCAGTTCTTCGCCGTCCCCTTCCCCTTCTTCTGGGAAGTGATCCACCTCCTCTTCTGGCTGGCCTGGATCAACATCAACGTCGGGATCTTCAACGCCCTTCCCATGCTCCCCCTCGACGGTGGGCTCATCCTCAAGGAAGGACTGGAACGAGTCCTCGAACCACGGGGCCTCAAACGCTACGCAGAGACAATCATCTCGGTCGTCACCTGGGGCTTCTTCGCCATCATCGCAACGACGATCTGGATCATGGTCTTCTACCACCCCTGA
- a CDS encoding NfeD family protein produces MELLGISIGWILIVLGALFLLIEATNPGFFIAVPGTVMIILGVLFVLGVDVFGSTLGVIVGVVTALAAAIITVWLYSRITPDENPPTTLSRDSVVGLEGLVTKEVEPESIRGKVTIEGVEWSARSADGTIQAGARVVVVRSEGVHIVVEEMK; encoded by the coding sequence ATGGAACTGCTGGGCATCTCTATCGGATGGATCCTCATCGTCCTCGGCGCCCTTTTTCTCCTGATAGAAGCGACCAACCCGGGCTTCTTCATCGCCGTGCCAGGCACCGTGATGATCATCCTTGGAGTCCTCTTCGTCCTCGGGGTCGACGTCTTTGGTTCAACCCTTGGGGTCATCGTAGGCGTGGTGACCGCCCTTGCGGCCGCAATCATAACGGTCTGGCTCTATTCCAGGATCACCCCCGACGAAAACCCCCCGACGACCCTCAGCCGCGACTCGGTCGTCGGCCTCGAAGGACTGGTGACAAAAGAAGTCGAGCCCGAGAGTATCAGAGGCAAGGTCACGATCGAGGGCGTCGAATGGAGTGCTCGCTCAGCAGACGGCACCATCCAGGCAGGGGCCAGGGTGGTCGTCGTGCGTTCCGAGGGTGTGCATATTGTGGTGGAGGAGATGAAATAA
- a CDS encoding SPFH domain-containing protein, translating to MVLEEIASNLITIFLILVVIYIMSKGVVIIQPYEQGLQIRLGKYIGRLNPGFRWVVPVITTVEKLDLRTQVMDVPSQEVITKDNSPTNVDAIVYTRVVDPEKAFFEVSNYRMATVALAQTSLRGIIGDMELDEVLYNRDLINTKLRDILDRETDQWGVKVERVEIKEVDPVGVVKQAMTEQTAAERERRAAILRAEGDKRSAILRAEGERQSMILQAEGERQSKVLRAEGDRLSKILQAQGEAQGLRVLSLGSRPLDKKAITVLSLDALKQMADGQATKIIFPFEISSLVKQSAKFLGATDEMAEEEGAEAAQALDETILGEIPTSKEVETLLRQLEEKIDEGESIEELKSGKKLD from the coding sequence ATGGTACTTGAAGAGATTGCCAGTAATCTCATCACGATCTTTCTGATCCTGGTCGTGATCTATATCATGTCCAAGGGAGTCGTGATCATCCAGCCCTATGAACAAGGGCTGCAGATCAGGCTCGGAAAATATATCGGACGATTGAACCCCGGGTTCAGGTGGGTGGTCCCGGTCATCACGACCGTGGAGAAACTCGACCTCAGGACCCAGGTGATGGACGTCCCCTCGCAGGAGGTGATCACCAAGGACAACTCCCCGACCAACGTCGATGCGATCGTGTATACCAGAGTGGTCGACCCGGAGAAGGCGTTCTTCGAGGTCTCGAACTACCGGATGGCGACGGTCGCCCTCGCCCAGACAAGCCTGAGAGGGATCATCGGCGACATGGAACTCGACGAGGTGCTGTACAACCGCGACCTCATCAACACCAAACTCCGCGACATCCTGGACCGCGAGACCGACCAGTGGGGCGTGAAGGTCGAGCGGGTGGAGATCAAGGAGGTCGACCCGGTGGGCGTGGTCAAGCAGGCGATGACCGAGCAGACCGCGGCCGAGCGTGAACGGCGTGCGGCAATTCTCCGCGCCGAGGGCGACAAGCGTTCCGCGATCCTCCGTGCCGAGGGCGAGCGGCAGTCCATGATCCTCCAGGCCGAGGGCGAGCGGCAGAGCAAAGTGCTCCGTGCCGAGGGTGACCGGCTCTCGAAGATCCTCCAGGCGCAGGGCGAGGCACAGGGGCTGCGGGTGCTCTCCCTCGGGTCCAGGCCGCTGGACAAGAAGGCGATCACCGTCCTCTCCCTCGACGCCCTCAAACAGATGGCCGACGGCCAGGCGACAAAGATCATCTTCCCCTTCGAGATCTCGAGCCTGGTAAAACAGAGCGCAAAGTTCCTCGGGGCGACCGACGAGATGGCCGAAGAGGAGGGCGCAGAGGCGGCGCAGGCCCTTGACGAGACGATCCTCGGTGAGATCCCGACCTCAAAGGAGGTCGAGACCCTCCTCCGCCAGCTCGAAGAGAAGATCGATGAGGGAGAGTCGATCGAAGAACTGAAGTCTGGGAAGAAATTAGATTAA
- a CDS encoding tetratricopeptide repeat protein, producing the protein MTKNHRISGLKRYALGWYHEGITHLSIHEYEDALSYFDRALRAVPNHPDFLIGKGKVLMALKNYHEAYEYFLAATTAEPENSTGYLHLGTALLTLERYDPANEAFLAAITLDTHDGEAWLGHGIARYHLGNEVGAKEALLTAYRLKPNQPALMYYLARTASSEREAIDYLLRGWRLDPENLSLITGLAERLMDIGRPKEAAGFCRRALALCPDDPRVRAITKRCREAQKDERSGDPGE; encoded by the coding sequence ATGACCAAGAACCACAGGATCTCTGGACTGAAACGGTATGCCCTTGGCTGGTACCACGAGGGGATCACCCACCTCTCCATTCATGAATACGAGGACGCCCTTTCCTACTTCGACCGCGCCCTCAGGGCTGTCCCCAACCATCCCGACTTTCTCATCGGCAAAGGGAAGGTCCTGATGGCCCTGAAAAACTATCACGAGGCGTACGAATACTTCCTTGCGGCGACAACCGCCGAACCTGAGAATAGTACGGGCTACCTCCACCTCGGCACCGCCCTCCTCACACTGGAGAGATATGACCCGGCCAACGAGGCCTTTCTTGCGGCGATCACCCTCGACACGCACGACGGCGAGGCATGGCTCGGCCACGGGATCGCGCGCTATCATCTCGGGAATGAAGTCGGGGCAAAGGAGGCATTGCTCACCGCATACCGTCTCAAGCCCAACCAACCGGCACTGATGTATTATCTTGCCAGGACCGCCAGTTCAGAGAGGGAGGCGATCGACTATCTTCTGAGAGGCTGGCGTCTCGACCCCGAGAACCTCTCGCTCATCACCGGACTCGCCGAGCGACTCATGGACATCGGACGTCCAAAAGAGGCAGCGGGGTTCTGCAGGCGTGCCCTTGCACTCTGTCCCGACGACCCAAGGGTCAGGGCGATCACAAAGAGATGCAGAGAAGCGCAGAAAGACGAGCGGAGTGGAGATCCCGGAGAGTGA
- a CDS encoding ARMT1-like domain-containing protein, translating to MKFQPRCTDCLISRAVYEAGLVLDDQDQIEAVRRTAESILTEGKDRGIAAPVIASTVHRCAYKMIGSNDPYSELKRQNNADALAAAKVVAPRLSTFRDHVCAAVLANTFDYGVQSHHVTDDFLAFFDEEFPKGLTIDETDAILPLCDRVVYLTDNCGEVVFDRLLIRYLKEAGAEVTVVVRGAPILNDATLEDAHALGLDTLADHLLTTTAGERELGVNLDVATPELLDAFDRCTLVIAKGMANYESLTEYDDFPPVAHMMAVKCETIAEMVGVPKGSRVALLRE from the coding sequence ATGAAATTTCAGCCACGATGTACTGACTGCCTCATCTCCCGTGCCGTCTATGAGGCAGGCCTGGTGCTCGACGACCAGGACCAGATCGAAGCAGTGCGCCGCACTGCCGAGAGTATTCTGACTGAAGGGAAGGACCGCGGAATTGCCGCCCCGGTCATCGCAAGCACGGTGCACCGGTGCGCCTACAAGATGATCGGTTCAAACGACCCCTACTCTGAACTCAAACGACAGAACAATGCCGACGCACTTGCCGCAGCAAAAGTGGTCGCCCCCCGCCTCTCGACCTTCAGGGACCATGTCTGTGCGGCGGTGCTTGCCAACACCTTCGACTATGGCGTCCAGTCGCATCATGTAACCGACGACTTTCTTGCATTCTTTGATGAAGAGTTCCCGAAGGGCCTGACCATCGACGAGACCGATGCGATCCTCCCCCTCTGCGACCGGGTGGTATACCTGACCGACAACTGCGGCGAGGTCGTCTTCGACCGCCTCCTGATCAGGTACCTCAAGGAGGCCGGGGCCGAGGTGACGGTCGTGGTACGGGGTGCCCCCATCCTCAACGACGCCACGCTCGAGGACGCCCATGCCCTGGGCCTGGACACGCTCGCCGACCATCTGCTCACGACGACGGCAGGGGAGCGCGAACTCGGGGTGAACCTGGACGTGGCCACGCCCGAACTGCTCGACGCCTTCGACCGGTGTACGCTGGTCATCGCCAAGGGGATGGCAAACTATGAATCACTCACCGAGTACGACGATTTCCCACCGGTCGCGCACATGATGGCGGTGAAGTGCGAGACGATCGCGGAGATGGTCGGGGTGCCGAAGGGGTCGCGGGTTGCCCTCCTCAGGGAGTAA